From Syntrophales bacterium, a single genomic window includes:
- the gltX gene encoding glutamate--tRNA ligase has translation MSEKPRVRFAPSPTGDLHVGNARTALFNWLFARHYGGDFIVRIEDTDRARTSERFEKGILQDLRWLSIDWDEGPEKNGEFGPYHQFERLDIYDHYLKKLIEEDRVYRCYCTDDELEAERKALLSKRMMPRYMGRCKNLSDKEKRRLEGEGRRSAFRFKVGEGIVEFSDLIRSGMKFDCDSMGDFIVVRSNGVPAYNFAVVIDDHLMEITHVIRGEDHLSNTPLQLLIYKALGFKPPLFAHHSLILGKDRSKLSKRHGAVSVKAFRDKGILPDAFLNYLSILGSSFAGVREICTIDEIINVFSLEKAGRSGAIFDEDKLIWLNKAYIRKCNTERLTELLTPFIEDAGYDCDTMDRRWLHSLVEAIKGNLGTLSEAGEYIDVFFDEKYEILEDAASILKEGYASTVVKSLHEALMSEDCTEDNLYRCIVDAVSNKTGLKGQRLFMPIRAAITGKTWGPELDRLFAILGKESLLKRVKDAAAI, from the coding sequence ATGTCTGAGAAACCACGAGTAAGATTTGCACCCTCTCCTACCGGGGATCTTCATGTAGGAAATGCCAGAACCGCCCTTTTCAATTGGCTCTTCGCCAGACATTATGGGGGAGATTTTATCGTCCGGATTGAGGATACCGATAGGGCAAGGACGTCAGAAAGATTTGAAAAAGGGATTCTTCAGGACTTGAGATGGCTTTCTATTGACTGGGACGAGGGACCTGAAAAAAATGGTGAATTTGGCCCGTATCACCAGTTTGAAAGGCTTGATATATATGACCATTACCTGAAAAAACTTATAGAAGAAGATAGGGTATATCGCTGTTACTGTACCGATGATGAACTTGAAGCAGAGAGGAAAGCCCTTCTTTCGAAGCGGATGATGCCGCGGTATATGGGAAGATGTAAAAATCTCTCTGACAAGGAAAAGAGAAGGCTTGAAGGTGAGGGGAGAAGGTCGGCCTTTCGCTTCAAGGTTGGAGAAGGCATCGTTGAGTTTAGCGATTTGATCCGTAGTGGTATGAAATTTGATTGTGATTCGATGGGAGATTTTATCGTAGTGCGTTCCAACGGTGTTCCAGCCTATAACTTTGCTGTTGTTATCGATGACCATCTCATGGAAATAACACATGTAATCAGAGGAGAGGATCACCTTTCTAATACCCCCCTTCAACTGCTTATCTATAAAGCGCTCGGTTTTAAGCCCCCCCTATTCGCGCACCATTCACTTATTTTAGGAAAAGACCGCTCAAAGCTGAGCAAGCGGCATGGCGCCGTTTCGGTTAAGGCTTTCAGGGATAAGGGTATTTTGCCCGATGCTTTTTTGAATTACCTTTCAATTCTTGGAAGTTCCTTTGCCGGGGTAAGGGAAATCTGCACCATTGATGAAATTATCAACGTTTTTTCTCTGGAAAAGGCTGGTAGAAGCGGAGCAATTTTTGATGAGGATAAACTGATATGGCTGAACAAAGCATACATAAGAAAATGTAATACTGAGAGACTGACTGAGCTATTGACCCCTTTTATTGAGGATGCGGGATATGATTGTGATACTATGGATCGCCGGTGGCTTCATTCCCTAGTGGAGGCTATAAAGGGCAACCTCGGTACACTTTCCGAAGCCGGAGAATATATTGATGTATTTTTTGATGAGAAGTATGAAATTCTGGAAGATGCCGCATCAATCCTTAAGGAGGGGTACGCCTCGACGGTTGTAAAATCCCTTCATGAAGCGTTGATGTCAGAAGATTGTACGGAAGATAATTTATACAGATGTATTGTCGATGCTGTCAGTAATAAAACGGGATTAAAGGGACAAAGGTTATTCATGCCTATACGAGCGGCAATAACCGGTAAGACCTGGGGTCCTGAACTCGACAGGCTTTTTGCCATACTTGGTAAAGAATCCCTTCTAAAAAGGGTTAAGGATGCCGCCGCCATCTAA